The Pectobacterium wasabiae CFBP 3304 DNA segment ATAATGAAAGCCAGGATGTGCTAGTTCGCCGTATAAATCACAATCAGGAATTTGTTGAAAGTAAGTTGCGAGAGTGGCCACTGTCTTTCGAGCCTATGACTGAACCGGTCGGATGAGTTGTAGCTCGATGCCAAGTCTGATTGCATGTTTGGCATTTAATACGCCGAGTTTTTTCACAACATTGCCGATGTGAAATTTAACGGTGCCTGTTTTAATATCTAATATCAGTGCTATCTCCTGATAGGTTTTACCCATGCTGGCCCAATAAAGAATTTCATTTTCCCGTTGAGAAAAAATATCTTTATCATTTGATCTCTCATCTTCCTTGTTTCTAATCATCTCTCTGTAAAGAGAGATGGTTTCTGCATGAATAGTCATCAACGTCATTTGTAACTTATCTTTATTACTCTCGATTACGTCATCGATGTTATTCACATTAGATTCATCAATCATGATTGACAGCATAACCAGATTGTTATTGTGGTCATGAAGAACAAAAGTGTAACCGTTGGTGATGTTATGCTCTCTGGATAAGTTAAATATCTTTGACATCTTCAGTTGTGAACTAACCAGTAAGTCTTCATCCCAGGGGAAAGGTGTGATTTTATTAAGGGCTGCAATGACCACAGGATCAATGTGTTGGTAGTTATTTGCTCGGTATATCTCTCGCCATTCGTCATGGTGATTGGAAATGATCAAAATCTC contains these protein-coding regions:
- a CDS encoding LuxR family transcriptional regulator, producing the protein MSQLFYDNETISRIIKSQFDMALSHYGDIKYAYMVLNKKKPTEILIISNHHDEWREIYRANNYQHIDPVVIAALNKITPFPWDEDLLVSSQLKMSKIFNLSREHNITNGYTFVLHDHNNNLVMLSIMIDESNVNNIDDVIESNKDKLQMTLMTIHAETISLYREMIRNKEDERSNDKDIFSQRENEILYWASMGKTYQEIALILDIKTGTVKFHIGNVVKKLGVLNAKHAIRLGIELQLIRPVQS